A window of Candidatus Dadabacteria bacterium contains these coding sequences:
- the holA gene encoding DNA polymerase III subunit delta, whose protein sequence is MPSGKSIDIHPVTVLKSTQTLLVEDFIEELKKELSADSPKLLVESKNLDDTSLQEIVEDARTLPMFHEKKLIVAKGYDDLKKDDLDLLNEYAGAPASSSVLVLLSGGTRKAKTKPAKGIKLVDLDGGSKPEQEIRRLGQRLGISLTPGAVSFVKTMLGEDMNMIKNELGKISFYVDGKKPVGEKELRGLIEKRSTENVFSLSTALSNRDLKGSLRILRELERNREDPLSILYMIAWRFRQIFKVSQHLREGKSDEAIAKAIKTSRGAVFYLKKSVRNFRENDFGRILGLIEETDFGIKNSSGDNYVLLEKLLLGICSRET, encoded by the coding sequence GTGCCTTCTGGGAAAAGCATCGACATCCATCCGGTCACCGTACTTAAAAGCACGCAGACTCTTCTCGTCGAGGACTTTATCGAGGAGCTTAAGAAGGAACTCTCGGCGGACTCTCCCAAGCTGCTGGTTGAGAGCAAAAACCTCGACGATACGTCCCTTCAGGAAATAGTCGAGGACGCGAGGACTCTCCCCATGTTCCACGAGAAAAAGCTGATCGTGGCGAAGGGATATGACGACCTTAAAAAAGACGATCTCGATCTTCTAAACGAATACGCCGGGGCCCCGGCCTCTTCCTCCGTGCTGGTCCTGCTCTCCGGGGGGACCCGGAAGGCCAAGACAAAGCCCGCAAAAGGTATAAAGCTTGTCGATCTTGACGGCGGGAGCAAACCCGAGCAGGAAATAAGACGCCTCGGGCAAAGACTCGGGATCTCCCTTACTCCCGGGGCGGTGAGTTTCGTAAAAACCATGCTCGGCGAAGACATGAACATGATTAAGAACGAGCTTGGGAAAATATCCTTCTACGTTGACGGGAAAAAACCCGTAGGCGAGAAGGAGTTAAGGGGGCTTATCGAGAAACGCAGCACCGAGAACGTGTTTTCCCTCTCGACCGCTCTTTCAAACAGGGACCTCAAGGGGTCTCTCAGGATACTGCGGGAACTTGAGAGAAACAGGGAGGACCCCCTCTCCATACTCTATATGATAGCCTGGAGATTCCGCCAGATATTCAAGGTGTCGCAGCATCTTCGGGAAGGGAAATCCGATGAAGCCATCGCCAAGGCCATAAAAACGTCCCGCGGGGCCGTCTTTTACCTTAAAAAAAGCGTGCGCAACTTCAGGGAAAACGATTTCGGCAGGATACTTGGGCTCATAGAGGAAACGGACTTCGGAATCAAGAACAGTTCCGGGGATAACTACGTACTTCTTGAAAAACTCCTTCTTGGAATCTGCTCGCGGGAAACCTAG
- a CDS encoding branched-chain alpha-keto acid dehydrogenase subunit E2 gives MEFRLPELGEGIESGQVIEVFVSPGDRVALEQPLLEVETDKAAVEIPSPADGTIVDVCVSAGDTVEISQVLVRMNGDDEGGEPPEDAPAAEEEEKPAATQAPLPEKEPEEEKKQTTPPESAPADNIAPSGPLAVAAAPSVRRLARELGVELSSVSGTGPRGRILERDVKAHAKAIIRSASSAQPAAPEEPELPDFSRWGETVTESFSTVRKLTAERLSQAWAAPHVTQFDKADATRLEELRRFNRDKVAEAGGNLTVTAILVKALSRALSEFPKFNSSIHMGSRTIVYKKYINIGVAVDTERGLLVPVIRDVDKKDITQISIELTEISSAAREKKLSPDRLKGGSFTITNLGGIGGTFFTPILNPPEVAILGVSRSSFETAYVDGEFVPRFMLPLSLSYDHRIIDGAEAARFLRWLCEMLERSPESIFEGVV, from the coding sequence ATAGAATTCAGGCTTCCCGAACTTGGAGAAGGAATTGAATCCGGACAGGTGATAGAGGTTTTCGTTTCGCCCGGAGACAGGGTCGCACTCGAGCAGCCCCTGCTCGAGGTGGAAACGGACAAGGCCGCCGTTGAGATTCCTTCCCCGGCCGACGGAACAATTGTCGACGTGTGCGTAAGCGCCGGGGATACGGTCGAGATAAGCCAGGTGCTAGTGAGAATGAACGGGGACGACGAGGGCGGAGAACCCCCAGAGGATGCTCCTGCGGCCGAAGAAGAGGAAAAACCCGCGGCGACGCAAGCGCCCCTCCCTGAAAAAGAACCCGAGGAAGAGAAAAAACAGACCACACCACCCGAAAGCGCGCCCGCGGACAATATCGCCCCGTCGGGACCCCTCGCCGTGGCGGCGGCACCTTCCGTGAGGCGTCTTGCGAGGGAGCTCGGCGTAGAGCTTTCATCCGTTTCAGGAACGGGTCCCCGCGGGAGAATACTTGAGAGAGACGTAAAGGCTCACGCAAAGGCCATAATAAGATCTGCTTCATCCGCCCAGCCGGCGGCGCCCGAGGAACCCGAGCTTCCCGATTTCTCAAGATGGGGAGAGACTGTTACCGAGAGTTTTTCGACCGTGAGGAAGCTTACGGCCGAGCGCCTTTCCCAGGCGTGGGCGGCCCCGCACGTAACGCAGTTTGACAAGGCGGACGCCACGCGGCTTGAGGAGCTCAGAAGATTTAACAGGGACAAGGTGGCGGAAGCCGGGGGGAACCTTACCGTAACCGCGATTCTGGTAAAAGCCCTTTCCCGGGCGCTTTCTGAGTTTCCGAAGTTTAATTCAAGCATACACATGGGCAGCCGCACGATCGTTTACAAAAAATACATAAACATAGGGGTCGCGGTTGATACGGAAAGAGGACTTCTTGTTCCGGTGATAAGGGATGTCGACAAAAAAGACATAACGCAGATATCGATTGAGTTAACGGAGATATCTTCTGCGGCGAGGGAGAAAAAGCTCTCTCCTGACAGGCTCAAGGGAGGAAGCTTCACCATAACCAATCTCGGGGGAATAGGGGGGACCTTCTTTACCCCGATTCTCAATCCGCCCGAGGTGGCCATACTGGGAGTCTCAAGATCATCCTTTGAGACCGCGTATGTTGACGGGGAGTTCGTGCCGAGGTTCATGCTCCCGCTGTCGCTTTCCTACGATCACAGGATTATAGACGGGGCGGAAGCCGCTAGGTTCCTCAGGTGGCTATGCGAAATGCTTGAGCGCTCTCCCGAGAGCATATTCGAAGGGGTGGTGTAG
- a CDS encoding nucleoside-diphosphate kinase — protein sequence MERTLSIVKPDGVGANLIGEVLRRFEEKGISVVALRMIHLSKKQAEGFYNVHRERPFFSSLTDFMSSGPCVVMVLEGEDAISRARAIMGATNPEQADPGTIRKDFASGIEKNIVHGSDSPESAAYEIRYFFSELEINSR from the coding sequence ATGGAAAGAACATTGTCAATAGTAAAGCCTGACGGAGTCGGAGCGAACCTCATCGGTGAAGTTCTTCGAAGGTTCGAGGAGAAGGGGATAAGCGTCGTCGCGCTCAGGATGATACACCTTTCAAAAAAACAGGCAGAGGGGTTCTACAACGTGCACAGGGAAAGACCTTTTTTCTCAAGCCTCACGGACTTTATGTCCTCGGGACCGTGCGTGGTAATGGTTCTTGAGGGGGAAGACGCCATATCCAGGGCAAGAGCGATCATGGGCGCCACGAACCCCGAGCAGGCGGACCCTGGAACCATAAGAAAGGATTTCGCGTCTGGCATAGAAAAGAACATAGTGCACGGGTCAGATTCTCCGGAATCGGCCGCCTACGAAATAAGATATTTTTTCAGCGAGCTTGAAATAAACAGCCGATAG
- the aceE gene encoding pyruvate dehydrogenase (acetyl-transferring), homodimeric type, with translation RILRAPGGNVIKVVWGGTWDPILAQDKDGFLVERMEAALDGDYQRYTISPGEYIREHFFGTRPEIQKMVENHTDEELEKLARGGHDSEKVYAAYKAAVENTGSPTVILAKTIKGYGLGEAGEGKNITHQQKKLNEEELKRFRTRFYIPITDQEIRRAPFYRPAPDSPEMKYLRERRDALGGTIPKRTVRAKPLRKIPERVFEEFKKASGSKRKVATTMVIVHMLSRLMRDRDIGDLIVPIVPDEARTFGMESLFRQVGIYSSVGQLYEPVDADTLLYYKEAKDGQILEEGITEAGSMSSFIAAGTAYSTHGINTIPFFIYYSMFGFQRIGDLIWAAADMKCRGFMVGGTAGRTTLAGEGLQHQDGNSHHFAYAYPNLKAYDPAFSYEIAVIVRDGIKRMYQDGEEIFYYITVMNERYVQPAMPEGVEEGIIKGMYRFASSLLKDSGKKVHLFGSGAIMNEVLWAREVLESGYGVPTDVWSITSYKELYQDAKEAERWNRLNPGEKRRKSYISECMEGEDGVFVAATDYLKSLPDSISAYFPKPLVSLGTDGFGRSDTREALRDFFEVDYRHIAIAALHELAREGRIDEETVSEAISEFGIDRGKPNPAVT, from the coding sequence AGAATCCTCCGGGCGCCGGGGGGGAACGTGATAAAGGTTGTCTGGGGAGGGACCTGGGATCCGATTCTGGCGCAGGACAAAGACGGATTTCTGGTCGAGAGGATGGAAGCGGCCCTTGACGGGGATTACCAGAGGTACACCATCTCTCCTGGGGAGTATATAAGGGAGCATTTTTTCGGCACCCGCCCTGAAATCCAGAAGATGGTCGAGAACCACACAGACGAGGAACTTGAGAAGCTCGCAAGGGGAGGCCACGACTCAGAGAAGGTCTACGCCGCCTACAAGGCCGCCGTTGAGAACACCGGTTCTCCCACGGTGATTCTCGCAAAGACCATAAAGGGTTACGGCCTCGGGGAAGCGGGGGAGGGCAAGAACATAACCCACCAGCAGAAAAAACTTAACGAAGAGGAACTCAAGCGCTTCAGGACCCGCTTTTACATACCGATTACGGATCAGGAAATAAGAAGAGCTCCCTTCTACAGGCCCGCTCCCGACAGCCCGGAGATGAAGTATCTGCGCGAGAGAAGGGATGCCCTCGGCGGAACCATCCCGAAACGGACCGTACGGGCAAAGCCGCTTCGGAAGATCCCGGAGCGAGTGTTCGAGGAGTTTAAAAAGGCTTCCGGATCCAAGAGAAAAGTGGCTACTACCATGGTGATAGTCCACATGCTCTCAAGACTCATGCGGGACAGGGATATAGGAGATCTGATAGTCCCCATAGTCCCGGACGAGGCGAGAACTTTCGGGATGGAGTCGCTTTTCCGCCAGGTGGGCATCTATTCAAGCGTTGGACAGCTCTACGAACCCGTTGACGCTGACACCCTTCTTTACTACAAGGAGGCAAAGGACGGACAGATTCTCGAAGAGGGCATAACCGAGGCGGGCAGCATGTCTTCCTTCATAGCGGCCGGCACGGCCTACTCGACACACGGCATAAACACCATCCCTTTTTTCATTTACTACTCGATGTTCGGCTTTCAGAGGATAGGAGACCTCATCTGGGCCGCCGCCGACATGAAATGCAGGGGTTTCATGGTGGGAGGCACGGCGGGGCGGACCACCCTTGCGGGCGAAGGTCTTCAGCACCAGGACGGAAACAGCCATCATTTCGCCTACGCCTATCCGAACCTAAAGGCCTACGACCCTGCTTTTTCCTACGAGATAGCCGTGATAGTCAGGGACGGGATAAAGAGGATGTACCAGGACGGGGAGGAGATATTCTACTACATAACGGTGATGAACGAGCGCTACGTGCAGCCCGCCATGCCTGAGGGGGTCGAGGAAGGTATAATAAAAGGGATGTACAGGTTTGCGTCTTCTTTGCTCAAGGACTCGGGGAAGAAGGTACATCTTTTCGGAAGCGGCGCCATCATGAACGAGGTTCTCTGGGCGAGGGAGGTTCTTGAGAGCGGCTACGGCGTCCCGACTGACGTCTGGAGCATCACGAGCTACAAGGAGCTTTACCAGGACGCGAAGGAGGCGGAAAGATGGAACCGCCTAAATCCCGGAGAGAAGAGAAGAAAAAGCTACATTTCAGAGTGCATGGAAGGGGAAGACGGGGTATTTGTTGCCGCGACCGACTATCTTAAGAGTCTTCCCGATTCGATTTCCGCCTATTTTCCCAAGCCTCTTGTGTCTCTCGGCACCGACGGGTTCGGGAGAAGCGACACCCGGGAGGCGCTCCGCGACTTCTTCGAGGTCGACTACCGCCACATCGCGATCGCGGCGCTCCATGAGCTTGCGAGGGAAGGCAGGATTGATGAAGAGACCGTCAGCGAGGCGATAAGCGAATTTGGAATCGACCGGGGGAAGCCCAACCCCGCGGTCACGTGA
- the lpdA gene encoding dihydrolipoyl dehydrogenase, whose protein sequence is MERVVTEVAVIGAGPGGYPAAFALADKGKKVTLIDPELNPGGVCLYRGCIPSKALLHAAKVAEEARDAADFGLSYGEPEIDPEKLFSWKDEVVSKLTGGLRTLVKARKVNYLRGRASFTSSGTLRVVTASGEEREVVFENAIISTGSVSRRIPGVDFGSPNVVDSDGALSLGEIPKTLLVVGGGYIGLELGTFFSSLGTEVTVVEMLSGLVQGVDRDLAVVLKKRLDRKFRSIMLETKIVSISELDNEVQVSFEVDGKSFQEKYEKVLISVGRVPNTEGLGLENTRVEVDGKGFIETDSQRKTADPAIFAIGDVAGEPMLAHKATYEAKIVAEVITGAKTHYDPRAVPAVIFTDPEIAWCGITESEAREAGMEVNVSKFPWAASGRALTLNRTDGLTKLITDKGTGRVVGVGIVGPQAGELISESVLAIEMGATAEDIAFSIHPHPTLTETIMEAAEGIYGASTHIMKRRPRKKSR, encoded by the coding sequence ATGGAGAGAGTGGTAACGGAAGTAGCGGTAATAGGGGCGGGCCCCGGGGGATATCCCGCGGCGTTTGCCCTCGCCGACAAGGGAAAGAAAGTAACGCTTATAGATCCTGAGCTAAACCCCGGAGGAGTCTGTCTCTACAGGGGATGTATACCTTCAAAGGCCCTTTTGCACGCGGCGAAGGTGGCCGAGGAGGCTAGGGACGCGGCGGATTTCGGCCTTAGCTACGGAGAACCGGAGATCGACCCCGAGAAGCTTTTTTCCTGGAAAGACGAGGTGGTCTCCAAGCTAACGGGCGGGCTCAGGACGCTTGTTAAGGCCAGAAAAGTGAATTACCTGCGGGGAAGGGCGTCTTTTACCTCTTCCGGCACCCTTCGCGTTGTAACGGCTTCCGGCGAGGAGCGGGAAGTAGTGTTCGAAAATGCCATTATCTCCACAGGTTCCGTTTCGAGGAGAATACCGGGAGTGGATTTCGGTTCCCCGAACGTGGTCGATTCCGACGGCGCTTTGTCCCTAGGGGAGATTCCGAAAACCCTGCTTGTGGTGGGCGGAGGTTACATAGGCCTTGAGCTTGGAACGTTTTTCTCTTCTCTCGGCACCGAGGTCACGGTTGTCGAGATGCTTTCCGGGCTCGTACAGGGGGTTGACAGGGATCTTGCGGTGGTGCTTAAAAAGAGGCTCGATCGGAAATTCCGCTCTATAATGCTTGAAACAAAAATAGTTTCTATAAGTGAGTTAGACAACGAAGTTCAAGTTTCATTTGAAGTCGATGGGAAAAGCTTCCAGGAGAAATACGAAAAGGTCCTGATCTCGGTCGGAAGAGTACCGAACACGGAAGGTCTCGGCCTTGAAAACACCCGGGTCGAGGTGGACGGGAAGGGCTTTATAGAGACGGACTCCCAGAGAAAAACGGCCGATCCGGCGATTTTTGCAATCGGGGATGTTGCCGGGGAACCCATGCTTGCCCACAAGGCGACGTATGAAGCCAAGATCGTGGCCGAGGTCATAACCGGGGCCAAGACCCACTATGACCCTAGGGCCGTTCCGGCGGTAATCTTTACCGATCCCGAAATCGCCTGGTGCGGGATTACCGAAAGCGAAGCCAGGGAAGCAGGGATGGAAGTGAATGTGTCTAAATTTCCGTGGGCTGCATCGGGCAGAGCCCTTACGCTTAACAGGACCGATGGCCTGACGAAGCTTATAACCGATAAGGGGACCGGGAGAGTGGTCGGCGTCGGAATTGTCGGACCGCAGGCGGGGGAGTTAATATCGGAATCCGTGCTGGCAATTGAAATGGGCGCGACTGCTGAGGATATAGCTTTTTCAATACATCCTCACCCAACCCTGACCGAGACCATTATGGAAGCGGCAGAAGGCATATACGGGGCAAGCACTCACATTATGAAAAGGCGTCCGAGAAAGAAGTCACGGTAG
- the rpsT gene encoding 30S ribosomal protein S20 encodes MGLRTKSAQKKHRQNLKRRERNRFVTSTLKTKIKRYSEAIGSEDLEKSQALLKELVSLTDKAATKGVIHKKKASRYVSRFSKKLSDLSQSAGS; translated from the coding sequence ATGGGCCTTAGAACAAAATCGGCGCAGAAAAAGCATCGCCAGAACCTGAAAAGACGGGAGAGAAACAGGTTCGTAACGTCCACCCTTAAAACCAAGATAAAGCGTTACTCGGAAGCTATTGGAAGCGAGGATCTCGAGAAATCGCAGGCTCTTCTCAAGGAACTGGTTTCCCTTACCGACAAGGCCGCCACGAAAGGGGTTATCCACAAGAAAAAAGCCTCAAGATACGTATCGAGGTTCTCAAAGAAGCTTTCAGATCTCAGCCAGAGCGCTGGCTCCTAG
- a CDS encoding N-acetyltransferase encodes MITDIQIETESDREGVEELLLEAFPSPSEAELVRQLREDGDVVFSLVAVEGGKVIGQALFSRLLAPSGSLALGPVAVTESRRRQGIAATLIEDGLKRARDDGWTAVAVLGDPPYYRRFGFSQKTVEGMSCRYAGPYLMGLALAGRGFEGARIEYAPAFSKLS; translated from the coding sequence ATGATAACAGATATACAGATTGAGACAGAGAGTGACCGGGAGGGGGTCGAAGAACTTCTGCTTGAGGCCTTCCCTTCTCCTTCTGAAGCGGAACTCGTACGACAGTTGCGGGAAGACGGCGATGTGGTGTTCTCCCTGGTCGCCGTAGAAGGTGGGAAAGTCATCGGCCAAGCCCTTTTCTCCAGACTGCTCGCGCCGTCCGGCTCATTGGCCCTGGGTCCGGTCGCAGTTACAGAAAGCAGACGCCGCCAAGGAATTGCCGCTACCCTGATCGAGGACGGGCTCAAACGGGCAAGGGATGATGGCTGGACGGCGGTCGCAGTACTTGGCGATCCGCCCTATTACCGGCGTTTTGGATTCAGCCAAAAAACCGTGGAGGGTATGTCTTGCCGATATGCCGGACCTTACCTGATGGGACTGGCTCTCGCGGGAAGAGGCTTCGAGGGAGCGCGTATCGAATACGCACCCGCCTTCTCAAAGCTGTCGTGA